In the genome of Kitasatospora cathayae, one region contains:
- a CDS encoding ATP-binding protein — MLTSRRPRTFAARLDSRTESTPLARHLLRAYLSALPTGDRYTDIAELLLGELFANAIQHSDAPTDRLIEIRFALTGNLLRLEVHDAGSGRPSLRPTTPDDEHGRGLFLINELAERWGCCPRAGGIGKFVWVLIAPSPAPISVLAV, encoded by the coding sequence ATGCTCACTTCCCGCCGCCCCCGCACGTTCGCCGCACGCCTCGACTCCCGCACCGAATCCACGCCCCTCGCACGGCACTTGCTCCGCGCGTACCTCTCCGCGCTCCCCACCGGCGACCGCTACACCGACATCGCCGAACTCCTCCTCGGCGAGCTCTTCGCCAACGCCATCCAGCACTCGGACGCCCCCACCGACCGCCTCATCGAGATCCGCTTCGCCCTCACCGGCAACCTTCTCCGCCTCGAAGTCCACGACGCGGGCAGCGGCCGCCCCTCGCTCCGCCCCACCACCCCCGACGACGAGCACGGTCGCGGCCTCTTCCTCATCAACGAACTCGCCGAGCGCTGGGGTTGCTGCCCCCGGGCCGGTGGGATCGGCAAGTTCGTCTGGGTGCTGATCGCCCCCTCCCCCGCCCCCATCTCCGTCCTCGCCGTCTGA
- a CDS encoding helix-turn-helix domain-containing protein translates to MTQRKAKRGTTASSAITFGEEIRFARDSMGYTQEDVGKLLHCDRTVVSRTEGGKRKPSIEEVEELDRLYGTGDLLKRLYGRVDWDAEIEHPVWFQEYVDQEAIAVGLRAYQDGTMYGLLQCPQYARALFATGEAAGNPEEIEELTRARLSRQSRFLVPDGPLLLVILDESAIRRVVGGPGVMRRQMERLLRVAQLRNVVIHVAPFSNQQTVIKTAMVLLELPDGQRLVYSESLERGHLSGDSASVVKHQRRYDQLRGECLSESDSLRLIAETLEGFRDEEQRARRSRLDEEQLQRQRRRQLHRGGPRVPRPRPRA, encoded by the coding sequence ATGACACAGCGAAAGGCCAAGCGGGGGACGACCGCGAGTTCCGCGATCACGTTCGGCGAGGAGATCCGCTTCGCCCGGGACTCGATGGGCTACACGCAGGAGGACGTGGGCAAGCTCCTGCACTGCGACCGGACGGTGGTGTCGCGGACCGAAGGCGGGAAGCGGAAGCCGTCGATCGAGGAGGTCGAGGAGCTCGACCGGCTGTACGGCACCGGCGACTTGCTGAAGCGGCTGTACGGGCGGGTCGACTGGGACGCCGAGATCGAGCATCCGGTCTGGTTTCAGGAGTACGTGGACCAGGAGGCCATCGCCGTCGGACTGCGGGCGTATCAGGACGGCACGATGTATGGCCTGTTGCAGTGCCCGCAGTATGCGCGTGCGCTCTTCGCCACTGGCGAGGCGGCCGGCAACCCGGAGGAGATCGAGGAGTTGACCCGGGCTCGACTCAGTCGGCAGAGTCGCTTTCTCGTGCCCGACGGGCCGCTGTTGCTCGTCATTCTCGACGAGAGCGCCATTCGCCGAGTCGTGGGCGGGCCTGGGGTGATGAGGCGTCAGATGGAGCGCCTCCTACGGGTGGCCCAGCTTCGGAACGTCGTCATTCACGTGGCGCCGTTCTCGAATCAGCAGACTGTCATCAAGACGGCTATGGTGTTGCTGGAGCTGCCGGATGGGCAGCGCTTGGTGTACTCGGAGAGCCTCGAACGAGGGCATCTGAGCGGTGATTCCGCCAGTGTGGTCAAGCACCAGCGTCGCTATGATCAGCTCCGTGGCGAATGCCTGTCAGAGAGCGATTCGCTTCGGCTGATCGCCGAGACACTGGAGGGGTTCAGAGATGAAGAACAACGAGCTCGCCGCAGCCGCCTGGATGAAGAGCAGCTACAGCGGCAACGACGGCGGCAACTGCATCGAGGTGGCCCCCGGGTTCCCCGGCCTCGTCCCCGTGCGTGA
- a CDS encoding DUF397 domain-containing protein has product MKSSYSGNDGGNCIEVAPGFPGLVPVRDSKDPHGPALVFPADAWEAFVAAVREGDFPA; this is encoded by the coding sequence ATGAAGAGCAGCTACAGCGGCAACGACGGCGGCAACTGCATCGAGGTGGCCCCCGGGTTCCCCGGCCTCGTCCCCGTGCGTGACTCCAAGGACCCGCACGGCCCGGCCCTCGTTTTCCCGGCCGACGCTTGGGAAGCCTTCGTAGCGGCCGTCCGCGAGGGCGACTTCCCGGCATAG
- a CDS encoding DUF397 domain-containing protein — protein sequence MLTWRKSSYSGGNGGNCIEVAPGFPGLVPVRDSKDPEGPALAFPVDAWSSFVAAVRSGEFGDV from the coding sequence GTGTTGACCTGGCGAAAGAGCAGCTACAGCGGCGGCAACGGAGGCAACTGCATCGAGGTGGCCCCCGGGTTCCCCGGCCTCGTCCCCGTGCGTGACTCCAAGGACCCCGAGGGCCCAGCTCTGGCCTTCCCGGTCGATGCCTGGTCCAGCTTCGTTGCCGCCGTCCGCTCCGGCGAGTTCGGCGACGTCTGA
- a CDS encoding TetR/AcrR family transcriptional regulator yields MPDIKHFDPELALERAERLFWQHGAAEASIQDVVAATGLNRSSLYATFGGKQQLYHAALRRYLRHRAQPAFRQLADDGRGLPAVRDFFGGLIAARCSGEHAGWGCMVVNAHLGTEHHDPDVRALLDDHHRQLRDALHTALDVARRDGQLSPHVATGTAAETLALLAYGVNLRSRNGADADSLLRTVTDTLALFGT; encoded by the coding sequence ATGCCCGACATCAAACACTTCGACCCGGAGCTGGCGCTGGAGCGCGCCGAGCGGCTGTTCTGGCAGCACGGCGCGGCCGAGGCGTCGATCCAGGACGTCGTCGCCGCGACCGGGCTGAACCGCTCCAGTCTCTACGCCACCTTCGGCGGCAAGCAGCAGCTCTACCACGCCGCGTTGCGCCGCTACCTGCGACACCGCGCGCAGCCGGCCTTCCGTCAACTCGCCGACGACGGCCGGGGTCTGCCCGCCGTACGGGACTTCTTCGGCGGGCTGATCGCGGCCCGCTGCTCGGGCGAGCACGCGGGCTGGGGCTGCATGGTCGTCAACGCCCATCTGGGCACCGAACACCACGACCCGGACGTTCGGGCGCTGCTCGACGACCACCACCGCCAACTCCGCGACGCGCTGCACACCGCTCTCGACGTCGCCCGCCGCGACGGCCAGTTGTCCCCGCACGTGGCCACCGGCACCGCGGCTGAAACCCTGGCCCTGCTCGCCTACGGCGTCAACCTCCGCTCCCGCAACGGCGCCGACGCGGACAGCCTGCTGCGAACCGTCACCGACACCCTCGCCCTGTTCGGGACCTGA
- a CDS encoding peroxiredoxin-like family protein, with the protein MSLHDQLRAVHENRRRSIAAEAIEVMDRNGRELAASDLTERALGVGAPAPRFTLPAATGQRVALDGLLADGPVVLTFYRGAWCPYCNLALRALQEQHDAITARGARLVAVSPQIPDESLTLAEKERLAFDVLSDIGSEVAAQFGIAFDLSDELGTLYDQLGFDLKRVNAGHSRTLPLPATFVIDRTGTIRWAFVQTDYALRAEPADILAALDALD; encoded by the coding sequence GTGAGCCTTCACGACCAACTGCGCGCCGTGCACGAGAACCGGAGGCGGTCGATCGCGGCAGAGGCCATCGAGGTCATGGACCGCAACGGGCGCGAGCTCGCCGCCTCCGACCTCACGGAGCGCGCGCTTGGCGTGGGCGCCCCGGCTCCGCGGTTCACGCTGCCCGCGGCCACCGGGCAGCGCGTCGCGCTGGACGGGCTGCTGGCCGACGGGCCGGTCGTGCTGACCTTCTACCGTGGCGCCTGGTGCCCCTACTGCAACCTCGCGCTGCGCGCCCTCCAGGAGCAGCACGACGCGATCACCGCCCGTGGCGCCCGTCTGGTGGCTGTCTCGCCGCAGATCCCCGACGAGTCCCTGACCCTGGCCGAGAAGGAGCGGCTGGCCTTCGACGTGCTCAGCGACATCGGCTCCGAGGTCGCGGCGCAGTTCGGCATCGCCTTCGACCTCTCCGACGAACTGGGCACCCTCTACGACCAGTTGGGCTTCGACCTGAAGCGCGTCAACGCCGGCCACTCCCGCACGCTGCCACTGCCCGCGACCTTCGTCATCGACCGCACCGGCACCATTCGCTGGGCCTTCGTCCAGACCGACTACGCCCTGCGCGCCGAGCCCGCTGACATCCTGGCCGCCCTGGACGCGCTCGACTGA
- a CDS encoding class I SAM-dependent methyltransferase yields MGIVTVATTPHPSLHDLDATTSAIEGEEGDDAVRRSAGVGESSRASRHWWDRNADEYQDEHGEFLGDDRFTWCPEGLDEADAHLLGSVAGRDVLEIGAGAAQCSRWLAAQGARPVALDISYRQLQHSRRIDLGRGTAPVPVVQADAAVLPFADASFDLACSAYGAVPFSADTEQLMREVHRVLRPGGRWVFSVTHPIRWAFPDEPGVEGLTAMSSYFDRTPYVEQDENGHATYVEHHRTLGDRVRELVGAGFRLIDLVEPEWPAGLEQEWGGWSPLRGRLIPGTAIFVTERG; encoded by the coding sequence ATGGGCATTGTCACCGTGGCCACCACCCCCCACCCCTCCCTTCACGATCTTGACGCAACCACCTCGGCGATCGAGGGGGAGGAGGGCGACGACGCGGTGCGGCGCTCGGCCGGCGTCGGGGAGAGCAGCCGGGCCAGCCGGCACTGGTGGGACCGCAACGCCGACGAGTACCAGGACGAACACGGCGAGTTCCTCGGCGACGACCGCTTCACCTGGTGCCCCGAAGGCCTGGACGAGGCCGACGCCCATCTGCTCGGCTCCGTGGCGGGTCGCGACGTACTCGAGATCGGCGCCGGCGCCGCCCAGTGCTCCCGCTGGCTCGCCGCCCAGGGCGCCCGCCCGGTCGCCCTGGACATCTCCTACCGCCAGCTCCAGCACTCCCGCCGGATCGACCTCGGCCGCGGCACCGCGCCCGTCCCCGTCGTCCAGGCCGACGCCGCCGTCCTGCCCTTCGCCGACGCCTCCTTCGACCTCGCCTGCTCCGCCTACGGCGCCGTCCCGTTCAGCGCCGACACCGAGCAGCTCATGCGCGAGGTGCACCGGGTGCTGCGGCCCGGCGGGCGCTGGGTGTTCTCGGTCACCCACCCGATCCGCTGGGCCTTCCCCGACGAGCCGGGTGTCGAGGGGCTCACCGCGATGTCCTCGTACTTCGACCGGACCCCGTACGTCGAGCAGGACGAGAACGGCCACGCCACCTACGTCGAACACCACCGCACCCTCGGCGACCGGGTCCGCGAACTCGTCGGCGCCGGCTTCCGGTTGATCGACCTGGTCGAACCCGAGTGGCCGGCCGGTCTGGAGCAGGAGTGGGGCGGCTGGTCCCCGCTGCGCGGACGGCTGATCCCCGGCACGGCGATCTTCGTCACCGAGCGGGGCTGA
- the rpsA gene encoding 30S ribosomal protein S1, translating into MTSPTDSSLSTTPQVAVNDIGDADAFLAAIDETIKYFNDGDIVEGVIVKVDRDEVLLDIGYKTEGVIPSRELSIKHDVDPHEVVAVGDNIEALVLQKEDKEGRLILSKKRAQYERAWGTIEKIKEEDGIVTGTVIEVVKGGLILDIGLRGFLPASLVEMRRVRDLQPYVGKELEAKIIELDKNRNNVVLSRRAWLEQTQSEVRQTFLTTLQKGQVRSGVVSSIVNFGAFVDLGGVDGLVHVSELSWKHIDHPSEVVEVGQEVTVEVLDVDMDRERVSLSLKATQEDPWQQFARTHQIGQVVPGKVTKLVPFGAFVRVDEGIEGLVHISELAERHVEIPEQVVQVGDEIFVKVIDIDLERRRISLSLKQANEALGANPAEVEFDPTLYGMAASYDDQGNYIYPEGFDPEANDWLPGFEKQREEWERQYAEAQARFEQHQAQVIKSREADAEAAAEGGDAVAAAAGGSYSSSSDEGSGALASDEALAALREKLAGGQS; encoded by the coding sequence ATGACGAGCCCCACCGACTCCTCCCTCAGCACCACCCCGCAGGTCGCGGTCAACGACATCGGCGACGCGGACGCGTTCCTCGCCGCGATCGACGAGACCATCAAGTACTTCAACGATGGCGACATCGTCGAGGGCGTCATCGTGAAGGTCGACCGTGACGAGGTCCTCCTCGACATCGGTTACAAGACCGAGGGCGTCATCCCGTCCCGCGAGCTCTCGATCAAGCACGACGTTGACCCGCACGAGGTCGTCGCCGTCGGTGACAACATCGAGGCCCTGGTTCTCCAGAAGGAGGACAAGGAGGGTCGTCTCATCCTGTCCAAGAAGCGCGCTCAGTACGAGCGTGCCTGGGGCACGATCGAGAAGATCAAGGAAGAGGACGGCATCGTCACCGGTACCGTCATCGAGGTCGTCAAGGGTGGTCTCATCCTCGACATCGGCCTCCGCGGCTTCCTCCCGGCCTCGCTCGTCGAGATGCGTCGCGTCCGCGACCTCCAGCCCTACGTGGGCAAGGAGCTCGAGGCCAAGATCATCGAGCTGGACAAGAACCGCAACAACGTGGTCCTGTCCCGCCGTGCCTGGCTGGAGCAGACCCAGAGCGAGGTCCGCCAGACCTTCCTCACCACCCTCCAGAAGGGCCAGGTGCGCTCCGGCGTCGTCTCCTCGATCGTCAACTTCGGTGCCTTCGTGGACCTGGGTGGCGTCGACGGCCTGGTGCACGTCTCCGAGCTGTCCTGGAAGCACATCGACCACCCGTCCGAGGTCGTCGAGGTCGGCCAGGAGGTCACCGTCGAGGTTCTCGACGTTGACATGGACCGCGAGCGCGTCTCCCTGTCGCTGAAGGCGACCCAGGAGGACCCGTGGCAGCAGTTCGCCCGTACCCACCAGATCGGCCAGGTCGTTCCGGGTAAGGTCACCAAGCTGGTTCCGTTCGGTGCGTTCGTCCGCGTGGACGAGGGCATCGAGGGTCTGGTCCACATCTCCGAGCTGGCCGAGCGCCACGTCGAGATCCCGGAGCAGGTCGTCCAGGTCGGCGACGAGATCTTCGTCAAGGTCATCGACATCGACCTCGAGCGTCGCCGCATCAGCCTGTCGCTGAAGCAGGCCAACGAGGCCCTGGGTGCCAACCCGGCCGAGGTCGAGTTCGACCCGACCCTGTACGGCATGGCCGCCTCGTACGACGACCAGGGCAACTACATCTACCCGGAGGGCTTCGACCCCGAGGCGAACGACTGGCTGCCCGGCTTCGAGAAGCAGCGTGAGGAGTGGGAGCGCCAGTACGCCGAGGCGCAGGCCCGCTTCGAGCAGCACCAGGCCCAGGTCATCAAGAGCCGCGAGGCCGACGCCGAGGCCGCTGCCGAGGGTGGCGACGCCGTCGCCGCTGCCGCCGGTGGCTCCTACTCGTCCAGCAGCGACGAGGGCTCGGGCGCCCTGGCCTCCGACGAGGCCCTGGCCGCCCTGCGCGAGAAGCTGGCCGGCGGCCAGAGCTGA
- a CDS encoding MMPL family transporter, producing the protein MRNPSSTAPTAVVGGRLAAIGRFCFRHRRWVLGFWAVVLVVGVLIGGRVFEGSVAGASSASAEADRGSAVVAAADPAKGAVTAVVDGKPVNDPAVRAAVQKATAEIAALPGVSGAQDAYGPGPGPAALRATDGTASLVTVRMAAAATSAQTDVVTHRLAALDGAGGAHVTVGGDLVLQDEVKKQTEQDTRFGELVTLPLTLIVMVLVFGGLAAASLPVIGAVASVGGALLAMFGFSRIMDIDTSVLPIATVLGLGLSIDYALLMVNRFREERGHGAGIAAAVERTAATAGRTVAFSGLTVAVALSGLFVFTSPVLGAVAAAGVSVVVIAVAAALTLIPALLGFAGSRIRTPSVPVPDEGFFSRTVRRVRKRAVAVTLASVALLMAAGAPFLHAEMRSSGAAVLPASSAGRQVVETVDHRFPQVAAAPITVVVEGGARVAQAYADDVVAKLPGVSGVRAVTPVGDRVSTVDVLVHGDPQGDTAKQVVDELRADRGGLKTYVTGGAASVVDFQDELLSRGPWALGLVAAGTLVLLFLMTGSVVMPVKALLMNLLSLGASLGALTLVFQDGWFSGLLGFSPTGGLETFIPVLVFAFAFGLSMDYEVFLLSRIKELTQRGHGCVRAVELGVQRSGRIITSAALLMVIVFAGFALGDMLMVKQMGIALAVAVAVDATLVRCLLVPAAMSLFGEFNWWAPAPLRRLHRRFGLSEHVDLPEIEQPAIPAQAQAQRPELVGQAR; encoded by the coding sequence ATGCGCAACCCCTCCTCCACCGCCCCCACTGCTGTGGTCGGCGGCCGGCTGGCCGCGATCGGCCGGTTCTGCTTCCGCCACCGCCGCTGGGTGCTCGGCTTCTGGGCCGTCGTCCTGGTCGTCGGGGTGCTGATCGGGGGGCGGGTCTTCGAGGGTTCGGTGGCCGGGGCCTCCTCCGCCAGCGCCGAGGCCGACCGGGGCAGCGCGGTGGTCGCCGCGGCCGATCCGGCCAAGGGCGCGGTGACCGCGGTGGTGGACGGCAAGCCGGTGAACGACCCGGCCGTGCGCGCCGCCGTCCAGAAGGCCACCGCCGAGATCGCCGCCCTGCCCGGGGTCTCCGGTGCCCAGGACGCGTACGGCCCCGGCCCGGGCCCGGCCGCGCTGCGGGCCACCGACGGGACGGCGAGCCTGGTCACGGTACGGATGGCCGCCGCCGCGACCTCCGCCCAGACCGACGTGGTCACGCACCGCCTCGCCGCGCTGGACGGTGCGGGCGGGGCGCACGTGACCGTCGGCGGGGACCTGGTGCTCCAGGACGAGGTCAAGAAGCAGACCGAGCAGGACACCCGCTTCGGCGAGCTGGTGACCCTGCCGCTCACGCTGATCGTGATGGTGCTGGTCTTCGGGGGCCTGGCCGCCGCCTCCCTGCCGGTGATCGGCGCCGTCGCCTCGGTGGGCGGGGCGCTGCTGGCCATGTTCGGGTTCAGCCGGATCATGGACATCGACACCAGCGTGCTGCCGATCGCCACCGTGCTGGGGCTCGGGCTGTCGATCGACTACGCGCTGCTGATGGTGAACCGTTTCCGCGAGGAACGCGGCCACGGCGCGGGGATCGCCGCCGCCGTCGAGCGCACCGCCGCGACCGCCGGGCGCACCGTCGCCTTCTCCGGCCTGACCGTGGCCGTCGCGCTGTCCGGCCTGTTCGTCTTCACCAGCCCGGTGCTGGGCGCCGTCGCCGCGGCCGGGGTGAGCGTGGTGGTGATCGCGGTCGCCGCCGCGCTGACCCTGATCCCCGCGCTGCTCGGCTTCGCGGGCTCGCGGATCAGGACGCCGAGCGTGCCCGTGCCGGACGAGGGCTTCTTCAGCCGGACCGTGCGCCGGGTGCGCAAGCGGGCGGTCGCGGTGACGCTCGCCTCGGTGGCGCTGCTGATGGCGGCCGGAGCTCCCTTCCTGCACGCCGAGATGCGCAGCTCGGGCGCCGCCGTGCTGCCCGCCTCCTCGGCCGGGCGGCAGGTCGTCGAGACCGTCGACCACCGCTTCCCGCAGGTCGCGGCCGCGCCGATCACCGTGGTGGTCGAGGGTGGGGCGCGGGTGGCGCAGGCGTACGCGGACGACGTGGTCGCCAAGCTGCCCGGGGTGAGCGGGGTGCGGGCGGTGACGCCGGTCGGCGACCGGGTGTCGACGGTGGACGTGCTGGTGCACGGGGACCCGCAGGGCGACACCGCCAAGCAGGTGGTGGACGAGCTGCGGGCGGACCGGGGCGGGCTGAAGACGTACGTCACCGGCGGGGCGGCCTCGGTGGTGGACTTCCAGGACGAGCTGCTGTCGCGCGGGCCGTGGGCGCTCGGCCTGGTCGCGGCCGGGACGCTGGTGCTGCTGTTCCTGATGACCGGCTCGGTGGTGATGCCGGTCAAGGCGCTGCTGATGAACCTGCTGTCGCTGGGCGCCTCGCTCGGCGCGCTGACCCTGGTGTTCCAGGACGGGTGGTTCAGCGGGCTGCTCGGCTTCAGTCCGACCGGTGGGCTGGAGACCTTCATCCCGGTGCTGGTCTTCGCCTTCGCCTTCGGGCTGTCGATGGACTACGAGGTGTTCCTGCTCTCCCGGATCAAGGAGCTGACCCAGCGCGGGCACGGCTGCGTCCGGGCGGTGGAGCTGGGCGTCCAGCGCAGCGGTCGGATCATCACCTCGGCGGCGCTGCTGATGGTGATCGTCTTCGCGGGCTTCGCGCTCGGGGACATGCTCATGGTCAAGCAGATGGGCATCGCGCTGGCGGTGGCCGTCGCGGTGGACGCCACCCTGGTGCGCTGCCTGCTGGTGCCCGCCGCGATGAGCCTGTTCGGGGAGTTCAACTGGTGGGCGCCGGCTCCGCTGCGGCGGCTGCACCGGCGGTTCGGGCTGAGCGAGCACGTGGACCTGCCTGAGATCGAGCAGCCGGCGATCCCGGCGCAGGCGCAGGCGCAGCGGCCGGAGCTGGTGGGGCAGGCCCGGTAG
- a CDS encoding MarR family winged helix-turn-helix transcriptional regulator: MTSNAPHPDTLDLAADLRTALGSLVRTLRDNDDLPPNQAAVLGLLVRDERSYTVAELADRRRVRHQSMARTVALMTEAGLVAQQPHPTDGRKQLIAATEAGRTALLDQRARREHHIATAIETRLSTEERAQLRAGVELLQRLS; this comes from the coding sequence ATGACCAGCAACGCCCCGCACCCGGACACCCTGGACCTCGCCGCCGACCTGCGCACCGCCCTCGGCAGCCTGGTCCGCACCCTGCGCGACAACGACGACCTGCCGCCGAACCAGGCCGCCGTGCTCGGCCTGCTGGTCCGCGACGAACGCTCCTACACCGTCGCCGAACTCGCCGACCGCCGACGCGTGCGCCACCAGTCGATGGCCCGCACCGTCGCGCTGATGACCGAGGCCGGCCTGGTCGCCCAGCAGCCCCACCCCACCGACGGCCGCAAGCAGCTGATCGCCGCCACCGAGGCCGGTCGCACCGCCCTGCTCGACCAGCGCGCCCGCCGCGAACACCACATCGCCACCGCCATCGAGACCCGGCTCAGCACCGAGGAACGGGCCCAGCTGCGCGCCGGCGTCGAGCTGCTCCAGCGCCTCAGCTGA
- a CDS encoding MBL fold metallo-hydrolase: MRITKFGHACVRIQHDDTTLIVDPGAFTDPAALAGADAVLITHEHMDHFEESRLRAALEADPALRVWTNSAVAAQLEGLGQRVGAVGEGDAFEIGGVGISVHGEWHAVIHPDVPRVKNIGFLFDGRLFHPGDAFTVPPHAVETLLLPLAAPWSKASEVVDYVREAGPGRAVPVHEATLSPIGHMVATRLLGPDGPGTGGAELVVLGEGESLELG, encoded by the coding sequence ATGCGAATCACGAAGTTCGGACACGCCTGCGTACGCATCCAGCACGACGACACCACCCTGATCGTCGACCCCGGGGCCTTCACCGACCCCGCCGCACTGGCCGGGGCGGACGCCGTCCTGATCACCCACGAGCACATGGACCACTTCGAGGAGTCCCGGCTGCGCGCCGCGCTGGAGGCCGACCCGGCGCTGCGGGTGTGGACCAACAGCGCCGTCGCCGCCCAGCTGGAGGGCCTCGGACAGCGGGTCGGCGCGGTCGGCGAGGGCGACGCCTTCGAGATCGGCGGGGTCGGGATCTCGGTGCACGGGGAGTGGCACGCGGTGATCCACCCGGACGTCCCCCGGGTGAAGAACATCGGCTTCCTCTTCGACGGCCGGCTGTTCCACCCCGGCGACGCCTTCACCGTGCCGCCGCACGCCGTCGAGACCCTGCTGCTGCCGCTCGCGGCGCCGTGGAGCAAGGCCTCCGAGGTGGTCGACTACGTCCGGGAGGCGGGCCCCGGCCGGGCCGTCCCGGTGCACGAGGCGACGCTCAGCCCGATCGGGCACATGGTGGCCACCCGGCTGCTCGGGCCGGACGGGCCGGGCACCGGCGGCGCGGAGCTGGTGGTGCTCGGCGAGGGCGAGAGCCTGGAGCTGGGCTGA
- the coaE gene encoding dephospho-CoA kinase — MLKIGLTGGIGAGKSEVSRLFAARGAVIVDSDLIAREVVAPGTDGLAAVVAEFGPQVLREDGTLDRPALGAIVFADPEKLRALNAIVHPLVRARSAELEAAAAPDAVVVHDVPLLTENGLAPLFDLVVVVDVDDEVRLDRLVRLRGMAEEEARARMAAQASRAERLAIADLVIDNGGPLEALAARVDEVWAELVKRAAAA; from the coding sequence ATGCTGAAGATCGGACTGACGGGTGGCATCGGCGCGGGCAAGAGCGAGGTGTCCCGGCTGTTCGCCGCGCGCGGCGCGGTGATCGTGGACTCCGACCTGATCGCCCGCGAGGTGGTCGCCCCCGGGACGGACGGACTGGCGGCCGTGGTCGCCGAGTTCGGCCCGCAGGTGCTGCGGGAGGACGGCACGCTGGACCGCCCGGCCCTCGGGGCGATCGTGTTCGCCGACCCGGAGAAGCTCCGGGCGCTGAACGCGATCGTCCATCCGCTGGTCCGGGCCCGCTCCGCCGAACTGGAGGCGGCGGCCGCGCCCGACGCGGTCGTGGTGCACGACGTGCCGCTGCTCACCGAGAACGGGCTGGCGCCGCTGTTCGACCTGGTCGTGGTGGTCGACGTGGACGACGAGGTGCGGCTGGACCGGCTGGTGCGGCTGCGCGGTATGGCCGAGGAGGAGGCCCGGGCCCGGATGGCCGCGCAGGCCTCGCGGGCGGAGCGGCTGGCGATCGCCGACCTGGTGATCGACAACGGCGGGCCGCTGGAGGCGCTGGCGGCGCGGGTCGACGAGGTGTGGGCGGAGCTGGTGAAGCGGGCCGCCGCCGCGTAG
- a CDS encoding sensor histidine kinase → MRQPTDQPADDLLAAPLLPGPPLRLPRPVRALAPTAVVLLVLVPLAAHDPDFGPTESPGTNAALMAFGALALAFRRRFPAATAAATLLSGQFPLAVALYGLTARRGATPLLYVLAVLSELRLFVPFDLGDVSTPSALANLVEDPLVFGAVPLALGLTAHQRARTVSMLAERNRLLVAARRHAEERATAAERARLAREMHDVVSNRVSLITLHAGAGQVAQADDPAAVRETLGLIRTLGLQALTELRGLPTLVEESRQAGLAVGLTVTGPDDGLPAPGPKVQYAAYRIVQEALTNAHKHAPAAEVAVTVTVEPDGLRLTVVNSPTGPTGPTGPAGPAEAAEAAGPAEAAGPAGMDTPAVPAPRLPSGGHGLNGMRTRADDLGGTLHAGPTPEGGFAVRARLPLTVA, encoded by the coding sequence ATGCGCCAGCCCACCGACCAGCCGGCCGACGACCTCCTCGCCGCACCGCTGCTGCCCGGCCCCCCGCTGCGCCTGCCCCGCCCGGTCCGCGCCCTCGCGCCGACCGCCGTGGTGCTGCTGGTGCTCGTCCCGCTCGCCGCGCACGACCCCGACTTCGGCCCGACCGAATCGCCGGGGACCAACGCGGCCCTGATGGCCTTCGGCGCCCTGGCCCTCGCCTTCCGCCGCCGCTTCCCGGCGGCGACCGCCGCGGCCACCCTGCTGAGCGGCCAATTCCCACTCGCCGTGGCACTGTACGGGCTGACCGCGCGGCGCGGCGCCACCCCGCTGCTGTACGTCCTGGCGGTGCTGTCCGAGCTGCGGCTGTTCGTCCCCTTCGACCTCGGGGACGTCAGCACCCCGTCCGCGCTGGCCAACCTGGTCGAGGACCCGCTGGTCTTCGGCGCCGTCCCGCTCGCCCTGGGCCTGACCGCCCACCAGCGCGCCCGCACCGTCAGCATGCTCGCCGAGCGCAACCGGCTGCTGGTGGCGGCCCGCCGGCACGCCGAGGAACGGGCCACCGCCGCCGAACGCGCCCGGCTCGCCCGGGAGATGCACGACGTGGTGTCCAACCGGGTCTCGCTGATCACCCTGCACGCGGGCGCCGGGCAGGTCGCCCAGGCCGACGACCCGGCCGCCGTCCGGGAGACCCTCGGCCTGATCCGCACCCTGGGCCTGCAAGCGCTCACCGAACTGCGCGGCCTGCCCACCCTGGTCGAGGAGTCCCGACAGGCCGGGCTGGCGGTGGGCCTGACCGTCACCGGCCCGGACGACGGCCTGCCCGCCCCCGGGCCCAAGGTCCAGTACGCGGCCTACCGGATCGTCCAGGAGGCACTGACCAACGCGCACAAGCACGCCCCGGCAGCCGAGGTGGCCGTCACGGTCACGGTCGAACCGGACGGGCTGCGCCTGACGGTGGTCAACTCCCCCACCGGACCCACCGGACCCACCGGACCCGCCGGACCCGCCGAAGCCGCCGAAGCCGCCGGACCTGCCGAAGCCGCCGGACCTGCCGGAATGGACACACCGGCCGTCCCCGCGCCCCGCCTGCCCTCGGGCGGACACGGCCTGAACGGCATGCGCACCCGCGCCGACGACCTCGGCGGCACCCTGCACGCCGGCCCGACACCCGAGGGCGGCTTCGCCGTCCGGGCCCGGCTGCCGCTGACGGTGGCCTGA